GACGAGCTCATCGAGCACATCCGCACCCGCGCCGTCGGCTCACAGGTCGCCACCGCGCTCTCGCCCACCGAGCAGATCGTCAAAATCGTCCACGACGAGCTCGTCAACGTCCTCGGTCGCGACACCGCGCGCTTCAAGTTCTCCTCGCAGCCGCCCAGCGTCATCCTCATGGCCGGCCTGCAAGGCTCCGGCAAAACGACCACCACGGCCAAACTCGCGCAGTGGCTCAAAAAAGGCGGCCACCGCCCCATGCTCGTCTCGGTCGACGTCTATCGCCCCGCCGCCCGCGAACAGCTCAAAGTCGTCGCGCAGTCCATCTCCGCGCAGCTCTACGAAGGCCATCTCGACGTAAAGGGAGCAGGCACAGACGAAGTCCTCCGCCTTGCTCGCGAAGCGAAGCGCGAAGCCGCCAACTACGGCTGCGACATCCTCATCGTCGACACCGCCGGCCGCAACCACATCGACGCCGAGCTGATGGACGAGATGGCCGCGCTCAAAAAGCTGCTCAACCCATCCGAGATCCTCTTCGTCGCCGACGCCATGACTGGCCAGGACGCCGTCAACTCCGCCAAGGCCTTCAACGACCACCTCACCATCACCGGAGCCATCCTCACCAAGATGGACGGCGACGCCCGCGGCGGCGCTGCGCTCTCCATCCGCCACGTCACCGGCGCGCCCATCAAGTTCCTCGGCACCGGCGAAAAGCCCGACGCCTTCGAGGCCTTCCACCCCGACCGCATCGTCGGCCGCATCATGGGCCACGGTGACATCGCCACCCTGCTCGAGCGCGCCGAAGAGCGCCTCGACAAGGGCAAAGCCGAGCAGTTCGCCAAGAAGGCCCTCACCGGCGACGGCTTCACGCTCGAAGACTTCCGCGACCAGCTTCGTCAGATTAAAAAGATGGGCTCGATGAAGTCGATCCTCAAGATGCTCCCCTCGGTCGGCCCCTTCGCGGGCATGTCGAAGGCCGTCGAAAACGTAGA
This is a stretch of genomic DNA from Edaphobacter acidisoli. It encodes these proteins:
- the ffh gene encoding signal recognition particle protein, whose amino-acid sequence is MFENLSEKLQRSFKNLRGEGTISDENISEALREIRLALLESDVNLAVVDELIEHIRTRAVGSQVATALSPTEQIVKIVHDELVNVLGRDTARFKFSSQPPSVILMAGLQGSGKTTTTAKLAQWLKKGGHRPMLVSVDVYRPAAREQLKVVAQSISAQLYEGHLDVKGAGTDEVLRLAREAKREAANYGCDILIVDTAGRNHIDAELMDEMAALKKLLNPSEILFVADAMTGQDAVNSAKAFNDHLTITGAILTKMDGDARGGAALSIRHVTGAPIKFLGTGEKPDAFEAFHPDRIVGRIMGHGDIATLLERAEERLDKGKAEQFAKKALTGDGFTLEDFRDQLRQIKKMGSMKSILKMLPSVGPFAGMSKAVENVDEGQFNRVENIINSMTAKERADHELINGSRRKRIAAGSGTTVQDVNNLLRQYAQMRKMFKTMGSGGGIKAQQRMLSQMQGRQRFGR